ATGGCTTATGAGAATGGAGACTTTGTTCCAGCTGGAGCGGTTTCAGCAGGGGATGTCTTGATTGACGGAAATGCCATTGGTGATGTTGGAAATGTGGTTCTTCGTGACCGTAAGGTCTTGTCAGAGGACGGAATTTTCATCGTCGCAATCACTGTTAACCGTCGTGAGAAGAAAATTGTGGCCAAGGCTCGTGTTCATACGCGTGGATTTGTTTATCTCAAGAAGAGCCGTGATATTCTCCGTGAAAGTTCAGAATTGATTAACCAAACGGTAGAAGACTATCTTCAAGAAGATGACTTTGACTGGGCAGATCTTAAAGGGAAGGTTCGTGATAATCTTACCAAGTATCTCTTTGACCAAACCAAACGTCGTCCAGCTATTTTACCAGTAGTCATGGAAGCGAAATAATCTTTGAAATAAACAGAGAGAAAGTCGAATTTCGGCTTTTTCTTATAGAAAAATAGAGGAAAAATTATGGCAGTAATGAAAATCGAGTATTACTCACAAGTTTTGGATATGGAGTGGGGAGTGAATGTTCTTTACCCCGATGCCAATCGAGTGGAAGAACCAGAGTGTACAGATATCCCTGTCTTGTACCTCTTGCACGGGATGTCTGGCAATCATAATAGTTGGCTCAAGCGGACCAATGTAGAACGCTTGCTTCGAGGAACTAATCTCATCGTTGTTATGCCCAATACCAGCAACGGTTGGTATACCGATACCCAGTATGGTTTTGACTATTACACAGCTCTAGCAGAGGAATTACCACAGGTTTTGAAACGCTTTTTCCCTAATATGACTAGTAAACGTGAAAAGACCTTTATCGCTGGTCTCTCTATGGGAGGCTATGGCTGTTTCAAACTAGCTCTTGCTACAAATCGTTTTTCTCATGCAGCTAGTTTCTCAGGTGCCCTTAGCTTTCAAGAATTTTCTCCTGAAAGCCAAAATCTGGGGACACCAGCTTACTGGAGAGGTGTTTTTGGGGAGATTAAAGATTGGACAGCTAGCCCTTATTCTCTAGAAAGTCTGGCTAAAAAATCGGATAAAAAGACCAAGCTTTGGGCTTGGTGTGGAGAGCAGGATTTCTTGTACGAAGCTAATAATCTAGCAGTGAAAAATCTCAAAGGACTGGGTTTTGATGTGACCTATAGCCATAGCGCTGGAACTCACGAATGGTACTACTGGGAAAAACAATTGGAACGTTTTTTAGCAACCCTACCAATTGATTTCAAATTAGAAGAGAGATTGAGTTAGTTTTTTATAAATGAATCACTATTTATAGTTATTCTTGGCTTTAAAACAATGATGGAAGTCTGTTTTCACTAGACTTTTCAAACGAAAGTAGTAGAATAGTAATAAGATACTGGAGGAAAGAGAGTAGGAAATGTACCGTTATCAAATTGGCATTCCCACATTAGAATATGATCAGTTTGTTAAAGAACATGAATTAGCTAATGTATTACAAAGCAGTGCTTGGGAAAAAGTGAAATCTGATTGGAATCATGAGAGATTTGGTGTCTATGAAGGGGAAGAATTACTGGCTGTGGCTAGTATTCTCATAAAGTCTCTGCCTTTGGGGTATAAAATGTTTTATATTCCAAGAGGTCCCATATTGGATTACAGGGATACAGAAGTTTTAAAGTTTGTTCTGCAGTCTATTAAGTCTTACGCTCGTAGTAAGAGAGCGGTTTTTGTGACTTTTGACCCAAGTATTTGTCTATCTCAACATTTGGTCAATCAAGATAAAACAGAATATCCTGAAAATCTTGCTCTTGTTGAGACTTTAGGGCAACTAGGAGTGAAATGGTCTGGGCAGACAACCGAGATGGATGATACTATTCAACCTCGTATTCAGGCTAAAATATACAAGCAACATTTTGGGGAAGATAAACTTTCTAAATCAACAAGACAAGCTATCCGAACAGCTCGAAACAAAGGGCTTAAGATTCAATATGGTGGATTAGAACTATTAGATTCGTTTTCGGAGTTGATGAAAAAAACTGAGAAACGAAAAGATATTCATTTAAGAAATGAAGTCTACTATAAAAAACTATTAGATAACTTTAAAGAAGATTCTTATATCACGCTAACGAGTTTGGATGTTTCTGAGCGTTTACGAGAATTAGAAGAACAGCTGGAAAAAAATAGAGTAGTTGCAGAAAAATTTAGTGATGCAACCAAACCTTCAAAAGTTCAAGAAAATGTAAAAGAAAAAGAACGTTTAGAAGAGGAAAGAGATTTCTTGCAGGGATATATGAATGGAGGAAAATCAAATATTCCTTTAGCAGCTACTTTGAGTTTGGAATTTGGTAATACTTCTGTCAATCTATATGCTGGTATGGATGATGCTTTTAAACGTTACAATGCACCAATTTTAACTTGGTATGAAACAGCTCGCTATGCCTTTGAGAGAGGTATGGTGTGGCAAAATTTAGGTGGTGTTGAAAACTCTCTCAATGGTGGACTTTATCATTTTAAGGAAAAATTTAATCCAACAATTGAAGAATACTTGGGTGAATTTACAATGCCTACGCATCCTCTCTATCCTCTGTTAAGACTTGCTCTTGATTTCCGTAAAACATTAAGAAAAAAACATAGAAAGTAAGTATATGGCACTAACAACACTCACGAAAGAAGAGTTTCAGGCTTATTCTGATCAGGTTTCTTCTCGTTCCTTTATGCAATCTGTCCAGATGGGTGACTTGCTAGAAAAAAGAGGGGCTCAAATTGTTTATCTTGCTTTAAAACAAGAAGGAGAAATTCAAGTTGCAGCTC
Above is a genomic segment from Streptococcus sp. SN-1 containing:
- a CDS encoding alpha/beta hydrolase family protein, producing the protein MAVMKIEYYSQVLDMEWGVNVLYPDANRVEEPECTDIPVLYLLHGMSGNHNSWLKRTNVERLLRGTNLIVVMPNTSNGWYTDTQYGFDYYTALAEELPQVLKRFFPNMTSKREKTFIAGLSMGGYGCFKLALATNRFSHAASFSGALSFQEFSPESQNLGTPAYWRGVFGEIKDWTASPYSLESLAKKSDKKTKLWAWCGEQDFLYEANNLAVKNLKGLGFDVTYSHSAGTHEWYYWEKQLERFLATLPIDFKLEERLS
- a CDS encoding aminoacyltransferase, translating into MYRYQIGIPTLEYDQFVKEHELANVLQSSAWEKVKSDWNHERFGVYEGEELLAVASILIKSLPLGYKMFYIPRGPILDYRDTEVLKFVLQSIKSYARSKRAVFVTFDPSICLSQHLVNQDKTEYPENLALVETLGQLGVKWSGQTTEMDDTIQPRIQAKIYKQHFGEDKLSKSTRQAIRTARNKGLKIQYGGLELLDSFSELMKKTEKRKDIHLRNEVYYKKLLDNFKEDSYITLTSLDVSERLRELEEQLEKNRVVAEKFSDATKPSKVQENVKEKERLEEERDFLQGYMNGGKSNIPLAATLSLEFGNTSVNLYAGMDDAFKRYNAPILTWYETARYAFERGMVWQNLGGVENSLNGGLYHFKEKFNPTIEEYLGEFTMPTHPLYPLLRLALDFRKTLRKKHRK